In Phreatobacter oligotrophus, the following are encoded in one genomic region:
- a CDS encoding TetR/AcrR family transcriptional regulator: MIKAVPAATIEGDPHRALVLDAADTVFARLGFRNCSLDDIARAAGVSRACLALHFASKEDVFIAAVDRALTMFRERTGQLLRRQGVPVETRVLDAFCTAHTTTIGSAVMSDIMAACEALVAPLVRDFEKDLATEVAEALAMAGIPARWTDEGLSADDLAGHLIILSLGITHKAADPVDYRARMASAIRLVCRTPKLVR; the protein is encoded by the coding sequence ATGATCAAAGCAGTTCCGGCCGCAACCATAGAGGGGGACCCGCATCGCGCGCTGGTCCTCGATGCGGCCGATACCGTTTTTGCCCGCCTCGGCTTCCGCAACTGCTCGCTGGATGACATTGCACGTGCGGCGGGCGTGTCCCGCGCCTGCCTCGCCTTGCACTTCGCCTCCAAGGAGGATGTCTTCATCGCGGCGGTCGATCGCGCGCTCACGATGTTCCGCGAGCGGACCGGCCAATTGTTGCGACGCCAGGGTGTCCCGGTGGAAACGCGGGTGCTCGACGCCTTCTGTACGGCCCACACGACCACCATCGGCTCTGCCGTGATGAGCGACATCATGGCCGCCTGCGAGGCCCTGGTCGCCCCGCTGGTACGGGACTTCGAAAAGGACCTTGCGACCGAGGTGGCCGAGGCGCTGGCCATGGCCGGCATTCCCGCCCGCTGGACGGACGAGGGGCTGAGTGCCGACGATCTCGCCGGACATCTCATCATCCTGTCCCTGGGGATCACCCACAAGGCCGCCGACCCCGTCGACTACCGCGCCCGGATGGCCAGCGCGATCCGCCTGGTGTGCCGCACGCCCAAGTTGGTCCGCTGA
- a CDS encoding HD family hydrolase encodes MTSSPTPSRSPSPRSKPPRAWQRMLSGRRLDLLDPSPLDVEIEDIAHGLARVARWNGQTTGPHGFSVAQHSLLVEDIACRMKPGLERRWRLAVLLHDAPEYVIGDMISPFKGVIGGDYKAVEKRLMAAIHIRFGLPAEVPAEITTLTKKADHVSAFLEATQLAGFGVEEASTLFGRPTGIYGGAKGVPPVLVPMDAETAKTAFLDRFALLSP; translated from the coding sequence ATGACGTCCAGTCCGACACCCTCCCGCTCGCCGTCCCCCCGGAGCAAGCCGCCGCGCGCCTGGCAGCGCATGCTGTCCGGCCGCCGCCTCGACCTGCTCGATCCCTCGCCGCTCGATGTCGAGATCGAGGACATCGCCCATGGCCTTGCCCGCGTCGCCCGCTGGAACGGCCAGACGACGGGCCCCCACGGCTTCTCGGTGGCCCAGCACTCGCTGCTGGTGGAGGACATTGCCTGCCGCATGAAGCCGGGCCTGGAGCGCCGCTGGCGCCTCGCCGTGCTGCTGCATGATGCGCCCGAATATGTGATCGGCGACATGATCTCGCCCTTCAAGGGCGTCATCGGCGGCGACTACAAGGCGGTCGAGAAGCGGCTGATGGCGGCGATCCACATCCGCTTTGGCCTGCCGGCCGAAGTCCCGGCCGAGATCACCACGCTCACCAAGAAGGCCGACCACGTCTCGGCCTTCCTCGAGGCGACGCAGCTCGCCGGTTTTGGCGTCGAGGAGGCCTCGACGCTGTTTGGCCGGCCGACCGGGATCTATGGCGGCGCCAAAGGCGTACCCCCTGTGCTGGTGCCGATGGACGCCGAGACGGCCAAGACCGCCTTCCTCGATCGTTTCGCGCTGCTGTCGCCCTGA
- a CDS encoding tyrosine phosphatase family protein, with the protein MHVHVCSLSRLADTVEATGARHVVTLINQGTVVERPRNIAPEDHLFLGMNDIVTPMDGYIAPAEAHVERLLGFVDGWWRTHAEASPLVVHCWAGISRSTAAAYITACAIDPQADEEMLADEIRRLSPSATPNLRLVTIADAMLGRNGRMAAAIQRIGRGADAFEGVPFALRLRR; encoded by the coding sequence ATGCACGTCCATGTCTGCTCGCTGTCCCGTCTCGCCGACACCGTCGAGGCGACCGGAGCGCGGCACGTCGTGACGCTCATCAACCAGGGCACGGTGGTGGAGCGGCCGCGCAATATCGCGCCCGAGGACCATCTCTTCCTCGGCATGAACGACATCGTCACGCCGATGGACGGCTACATCGCCCCCGCCGAGGCCCATGTGGAGCGCCTGCTCGGCTTCGTCGACGGCTGGTGGCGCACCCATGCCGAGGCCAGCCCCCTGGTGGTTCATTGCTGGGCCGGCATCAGCCGCTCGACGGCGGCCGCCTACATCACGGCCTGCGCCATCGACCCGCAAGCGGATGAGGAGATGCTCGCCGACGAGATCCGCCGGCTGAGCCCCAGCGCCACGCCGAACCTGCGTCTCGTCACCATCGCCGACGCCATGCTCGGGCGGAACGGACGGATGGCGGCGGCGATCCAGCGAATCGGTCGCGGCGCCGATGCTTTCGAGGGCGTGCCCTTCGCGCTGCGGCTGCGACGATAA